TAATGGCCAAGGCCCCGGCAGAGACCATCGGCGGCATACCGGCCTCAAAAACTGCCACCTGCACTGCTTCACCTTTAAGTCCTACCGCTGTGCAGAGCAGAAAAGCAACAAGGGGGGCAACGATCAATTTCAGCGTCAAACCGATGCTCAGTTGAGAGATCATCGCCCGATTCAAGCGGAGGGTAAGCTGAAAGCCAACTGCCACCATCACCACCGGAACCAAGGTGGCAGCCATAGCCGACAACACAGCGCTCACCATCGCTGGGTAAGCAACAGACCTCAACAGCAAGGCCAAAGTCAAGGCCAGAAACGGCGGAAAGGACAAAATCCTCTTCACCACTCCACCCCAGGTCGGTCGGCAACGTTCGCTGCCAAACAGGGCCAAGACCACCGAGCCATAGGTAGCCAGGGCCAGGAAGGAACCCAATTGATCATAAAGCACCGCATAGGGGATCGCCTGCTCTCCCCAGAATGCCTTAACCATCGGGATACCAAGAAATGAGGTGTTGCCAAGCGGAACCATGAGGAGCAGACACCCGGTTGTCGGTCGCTCCCATGTAAGCACCCGGGCCAATACCAGAATGAACGAAACCGAACAGATCAACATCACCCACGGCATCACAGCAGGCACCATCACATTCTGCGAGAAATCCAGATCGGGTATCTTTAACAATACCAACGCGGGTAACGACACATAAATAACGAACGAATTCAAGACTTTCCCTGTCTCTGCCGGAAAATCCGGCAGATGCCTAA
The Desulfobulbaceae bacterium genome window above contains:
- a CDS encoding AEC family transporter gives rise to the protein MENFVAIITYLLIGMVFRHLPDFPAETGKVLNSFVIYVSLPALVLLKIPDLDFSQNVMVPAVMPWVMLICSVSFILVLARVLTWERPTTGCLLLMVPLGNTSFLGIPMVKAFWGEQAIPYAVLYDQLGSFLALATYGSVVLALFGSERCRPTWGGVVKRILSFPPFLALTLALLLRSVAYPAMVSAVLSAMAATLVPVVMVAVGFQLTLRLNRAMISQLSIGLTLKLIVAPLVAFLLCTAVGLKGEAVQVAVFEAGMPPMVSAGALAIMANLSPVLTAALVGIGIVASFITLPILHALLS